The genomic region ACGGGTGTTCATACCCCGACGTTCTACCTCGCCGCGCCGCCCCACGGAATTACTCACAGGGACGGCTCCGCGGCACGAGAGGCCAGGAAGCGCGCCAGGGCCTGGGCCTTGGGGATCAACGTGTCCACCTCGATGTACTCCTCCACGGTGTGGAACCCCTTGCCGCGAGGCCCCAGCCCGTCGATGGAGGGGATGCCCATGGAGGACGAGGTGCTCGCGTCCGAGCCTCCCCCCACCATGGGCGACTCGCCTTGCCCCAGCCCGGAGGCGTGGGCACAGGCGCCATAGGCGGCCATGAGCGCCGCGGAGGCCTCGGTGCGCTCCAGGGGCTCGCGGCCTACACCTCCCGACAGCTCCAGCCGGGTACCCGGCACGCTGGCACCGGCTCGCGCGGCGACCTCGTGGAAGCGCTGGAGCAGCTCCTCGCCTTCCGCGCGCGTGGCGAAGCGCAGGTCCACGTCCGCCTCGACGCGGTCCGGCACGGTGTTCTTCCCCTGCCCGCCCAGCACCCGGCCCACGTTCACGGTGAGCCCTCGGGGGTAGTCGGTGAGCTGCTGCACGCCGTCGATGAAGCGCGCCAGGGCCCAGATGGCGTTGGCGCCCTCCTGGTGCGCGTTGCCCGCATGGGCCGCCTTGCCATGGGCCACCGCCTTCACCGCGCCGGTGCCCTTGCGCCGGGTGATGATGGCGTCCTGGGCGCGGCCCGACTCGAAGACGAGGCAGGAGTCCGCCCCGCCGATGGCGCCGCGGATGACGCGCTGGCCCTCGGGGGAGCCCACCTCCTCATCCGACACCACCACCAGCCGAATCGGAGGCAGCGCCTCCAGCCCGCCCGTGGCCGCCAGCGCCTTGAGGGCCCAGGCGATGACGACCAGACCGCCCTTCATGTCCAGCACCCCGGGCCCTCGCCGCAGCGCCCCGTCCTGGCGGTAGCCCTCGAACTTGCCTGGGGGAAACACGGTGTCCAGGTGCCCCACCAGCGCCACCGGCTGCAGGCTCGGCCGGCCCAGGGAGCGGAACACGAGGTGATCGGCGAAGCGGCTGCTGAGCACCACCTCGGCCATCAGCCCCGGCATCACCAACACCTGCCGGAGAATGGCCCCCACCTCGCGCCCACCCGAGGCGTTCTCCGTGAAGGAGTTGACCGACACCAGCGCGGCGAGCGCCTCCTCCATCTCCGCCAGCCTGCCCACCAACCAGCCAGCCGCCGCTTCACCCATCTCTCGCATGAGCCCTCTCCGGCCGGGGCCTCCCCCCGGCACTTTCGGGCATACGCCAGGCAGGCGGGCCAGGAGAAGACCCCGCTGCGTGTGCTCGCCTCCCCGGCACTCAGCGCAGGTGCCGCCGCCTTCCGCAAGCTTGCCGGGCCCGGTGGCACTCCGCACCCTCCTTCAAAGGAGGATGACGATGGCGGACAAGCTCTGGATTCTGGTGGGTAACGCGAGCCGCGTGCGGCTCTTCTCCGCGGACGAGAAGGGGGAGGACTGGAACCTCTTGGAGGAGTTCCGCCACGACGAGAGCCGGGCGCACAACCTGGACTTGCAGGAGCAGCGGGACAACCCCAACGCGGGCACCCTCCATGGCCCTCCTCCGGAGACGGAGCCGGATGGCCGCCGAGAGCTGGAGCACGACCGCTTCGCCCGGGAACTTTCGCAGCGCCTGGACCGCGGCGTGGACCACCACACCTTCGAACGCCTCATCATCGCCGCCCCTCCGGAATTCCTGGGTAGGCTGCGAAAGGCGCTCAGCAAGCGGGTCCTCCAACGGCTGGTGTTGGACCTGGACGCGGACTTCTCCAACGTGCCCGCCCGGGAGCTTCCCAACCGGGTCCCTGTTTTATAGGTAGGGAGCTAGCGGAGAGGCTCCTAGGGTCTGATACGCTCGGGAGAGGGTAGGCGGCACCCAGGTCGAACTGGGGGTTGTTCTGCCGCCAGTTCACCCCTCCTGGGCGAAATGAAACTTCCTCTCCTCGGCACTCTCAAACTGCGTGGGCGCCTGACGCTCTACACCACCCTGGTCTCCGTGGTGCCGCTGTTCGCGCTGGCCTGGGTCCAGTCCATCGGGGCCCGGCACCGCATCCAACAGCAGGTCCAGGACACGTTGGAGATAGAAGCCGCCGGACTCCGCGACATGGTGGAGGCCACGCTCATCGAGCGGGAAGCCAACGTACGGAGTTGGGCGGGCGACCATGCCCTGCGCGCGTCGCTCCAGGCGGGCAATTACACTGAGAGTGATTTGGAGCTGGCGGCCTTCCTGCGCCGCTCCCCCACCTTCCGAGGCCTGGCCTTCTTCACCCTGGAGGGGCAGTTGCTCTCCGCCAGCTCTCCCGAGCTGCGCCAGGCCTACGCGGGGCGTGAGGCCGAGGTGCTCGCCAGCCCCTGGTTCCAGTCGGCGCGCGAGGAGCGGGTAACGGACGCGGGGCTCACGACCGGGGAGGACCCGGCCTTCGGCGCGCGGGTGCTGCCGCTGGCGGCCCCCGTGTTCAGCCCCACCGAGGCCAAGCCGCTGGGCGTGCTGATGGCGGCCTATG from Hyalangium ruber harbors:
- a CDS encoding M20 family metallopeptidase, producing MREMGEAAAGWLVGRLAEMEEALAALVSVNSFTENASGGREVGAILRQVLVMPGLMAEVVLSSRFADHLVFRSLGRPSLQPVALVGHLDTVFPPGKFEGYRQDGALRRGPGVLDMKGGLVVIAWALKALAATGGLEALPPIRLVVVSDEEVGSPEGQRVIRGAIGGADSCLVFESGRAQDAIITRRKGTGAVKAVAHGKAAHAGNAHQEGANAIWALARFIDGVQQLTDYPRGLTVNVGRVLGGQGKNTVPDRVEADVDLRFATRAEGEELLQRFHEVAARAGASVPGTRLELSGGVGREPLERTEASAALMAAYGACAHASGLGQGESPMVGGGSDASTSSSMGIPSIDGLGPRGKGFHTVEEYIEVDTLIPKAQALARFLASRAAEPSL
- a CDS encoding host attachment protein, yielding MADKLWILVGNASRVRLFSADEKGEDWNLLEEFRHDESRAHNLDLQEQRDNPNAGTLHGPPPETEPDGRRELEHDRFARELSQRLDRGVDHHTFERLIIAAPPEFLGRLRKALSKRVLQRLVLDLDADFSNVPARELPNRVPVL